The window AACCGGGATGTCCCTCCCTATACAATTTATGGTGGGGTGCCAGCAAAATTTATTAAGGAGAGAGAAATGAACGATGTTAGAATAAAAAACGTTGATTACTCTAGTGATAATTATCTTTCCGAGGTAGAGAGCATCATTAAGGATTATTCAATTAAATTGTGAATATAATCGTATAGAAAAGCTGGCATGATAATAACTGTAAATTAAGATGCAAATAAATGTTTGACGAATACTTGATTCACCTTTGCTGTCCCGAATGCAAAAGTGATTTGATTAGCGGGGACAACGTTTTAGTTTGTAAAATTTGCAAAACGAATTTTGAAATTAGGGAAAAGATTCCTGTTTTGAAATGCAGAGACTTATTAAGTGGGCACTATATTGATCAAATAAATTATTTTGAGCATGAAATGAACGACAGATTTTGCCGGTATAAACTTGAAGAATGGCAAAATAGCTACGTAAAAAGATTCCTGAAAAATTTTAGAGATTTAAATAATAAATTAGTCTTGGATTGCGGGACGGGGAGCGGATATTTAGCTTTAGAATTGGCCAAGCTAGGTGCGAAAGTAATAGCCTGTGACCTAACGCTAAAAAATTTGATAAATTTAAGGAAGGTTGCCGCGGAATTAAATTTATTAAATAAAATTATTTTTATTTGCTGTTCCGCCGAGGCATTACCTTTTAAGCGCGGTATTTTTGATTATTACATTTCCAATGCCGTACTGGAA is drawn from Patescibacteria group bacterium and contains these coding sequences:
- a CDS encoding methyltransferase domain-containing protein; translated protein: MFDEYLIHLCCPECKSDLISGDNVLVCKICKTNFEIREKIPVLKCRDLLSGHYIDQINYFEHEMNDRFCRYKLEEWQNSYVKRFLKNFRDLNNKLVLDCGTGSGYLALELAKLGAKVIACDLTLKNLINLRKVAAELNLLNKIIFICCSAEALPFKRGIFDYYISNAVLEHLPKEKEAIAEMSRVCKNTSGLMITAPLSIIYLNPIFIPANIVHDRRIGHLRRYDEKILTNKLKDFKLIKTYYTGHSKKVLKALINHFLKKIIFNELKMEKEDEKKENRVIFASNIICFFKR